A portion of the Candidatus Effluviviaceae Genus V sp. genome contains these proteins:
- a CDS encoding 1-deoxy-D-xylulose-5-phosphate reductoisomerase yields the protein MRIALLGSTGSIGRSVLDVVRRHRDRFEVVAMTANRNTELLGRQAAGFGCRLVAVSHDADAGGLPDGLDVRRGPGALEELAALPEADLVVNALVGGAGLRPAAASVAAGKRLALANKESLVTAGGILTADARRSGAEILPVDSEHSSLRRCLAGRAPEEIDSVVLTASGGALRDRTPAELESVRVEEVLRHPTWDMGPKVTVDSATLVNKAFEVIEAHWLFGVPLERVGVVLHAQSIAHCFVRLTDGSLLAHLSEPDMRVPIQDAMFAPGAPPVELSGTRAWELGTLSFEPVDTGRYPCFGLVLEAARAGGTAPAVAAAADEVAVSAFVAGRIPFNHIRQVIEATLDEVPFAEADTLDAVFEADAEARKTAHEAVERTATRHSDRKGTRR from the coding sequence ATCCGCATAGCCCTCCTGGGCTCGACCGGCTCGATCGGCCGCAGCGTGCTCGACGTCGTCCGCCGGCACCGCGACCGTTTTGAGGTCGTGGCGATGACGGCGAACAGGAACACCGAGCTTCTCGGCCGGCAGGCGGCCGGTTTCGGCTGCCGACTCGTGGCCGTCTCACACGACGCGGACGCTGGGGGGCTTCCGGACGGGCTCGACGTGCGGCGCGGCCCCGGAGCGCTGGAGGAACTGGCTGCTCTGCCGGAGGCCGACCTCGTCGTCAACGCGCTCGTCGGGGGCGCCGGGCTCAGGCCGGCCGCGGCATCGGTCGCCGCCGGGAAGCGACTCGCGCTGGCGAACAAGGAGTCGCTGGTGACGGCCGGCGGGATTCTGACGGCGGACGCGCGCAGGAGCGGTGCGGAGATTCTCCCCGTCGATTCAGAGCACAGTTCGCTTCGCCGCTGTCTCGCCGGGCGCGCGCCCGAGGAGATCGACAGCGTCGTGCTGACGGCGTCCGGCGGCGCGCTCCGGGACAGGACACCCGCCGAACTCGAGAGTGTCAGGGTCGAGGAGGTGCTCCGTCACCCGACGTGGGACATGGGGCCGAAGGTGACGGTCGACTCCGCGACGCTCGTCAACAAGGCCTTCGAGGTCATCGAGGCCCACTGGCTCTTCGGGGTACCGCTGGAGCGGGTCGGCGTCGTGCTCCATGCTCAGTCGATCGCCCACTGCTTCGTGCGACTCACCGACGGAAGCCTCCTTGCGCATCTCTCGGAGCCGGACATGCGCGTTCCGATCCAGGACGCGATGTTCGCTCCCGGCGCTCCGCCGGTCGAGCTGTCCGGCACCCGGGCGTGGGAGCTGGGGACGCTGAGCTTCGAGCCGGTTGACACGGGCCGCTACCCGTGCTTCGGTCTCGTCCTCGAGGCCGCGCGCGCCGGCGGGACGGCGCCTGCGGTCGCGGCAGCGGCCGACGAGGTCGCGGTCTCGGCGTTCGTCGCCGGGCGTATCCCGTTCAACCACATCCGTCAGGTGATCGAAGCGACCCTCGATGAGGTCCCGTTCGCAGAGGCGGACACGCTAGACGCCGTGTTCGAAGCCGATGCGGAGGCCAGGAAGACCGCGCACGAGGCGGTCGAACGCACCGCCACACGACACAGCGACAGGAAGGGAACCCGGCGATGA
- a CDS encoding isoprenyl transferase — protein sequence MAREGRRGAGVPAEALPRHVAIIMDGNGRWARRRGLPRVAGHAAARTAVREIVIECSNLGLDELTLYTFSMENWRRPRTEVAALMRLLDQTLKDQVDEMDENNVHLRAVGRIELLPKYARSRVERSIEKLSENTGLTLNLALSYGGRREILDAARGIAAATAAGELDPDELDEETFRGFLYIPDMLDPDLLIRTSGEFRLSNFLLWQVAYSEIYVTDVLWPDFRPHHLHEALRSYASRERRFGGVAERKSGRR from the coding sequence ATGGCACGAGAGGGAAGGCGAGGGGCGGGCGTTCCAGCTGAGGCCCTTCCGAGGCATGTCGCGATCATCATGGACGGCAACGGCCGCTGGGCCAGACGCCGCGGTCTTCCGCGCGTCGCCGGTCATGCGGCCGCCCGCACGGCCGTGAGGGAGATCGTGATCGAGTGCTCGAATCTCGGCCTCGACGAGCTGACGCTCTACACGTTCTCCATGGAGAACTGGCGGCGCCCCCGGACGGAGGTCGCCGCTCTCATGCGTCTCCTCGACCAGACGCTCAAGGACCAGGTGGACGAGATGGACGAGAACAACGTCCACCTCCGCGCCGTCGGGCGCATCGAACTCCTGCCGAAATACGCGAGGAGCAGAGTGGAGCGCTCCATCGAGAAGCTCTCGGAGAACACCGGGCTCACGCTGAACCTCGCGCTGAGCTACGGCGGCCGTCGTGAGATCCTCGACGCAGCGCGCGGCATCGCCGCGGCCACGGCCGCCGGCGAGCTCGACCCCGACGAACTCGACGAGGAGACCTTCCGCGGGTTTCTCTATATTCCGGACATGCTGGACCCCGACCTGCTGATCAGGACGAGCGGGGAGTTCCGTCTGTCGAACTTCCTGCTCTGGCAGGTCGCGTACTCCGAGATCTACGTGACCGACGTTCTGTGGCCGGACTTCCGGCCGCATCATCTCCACGAGGCGCTCCGGTCGTACGCCAGCCGCGAGCGCCGGTTCGGCGGTGTCGCCGAACGGAAAAGCGGGCGGCGCTAG
- a CDS encoding 4Fe-4S dicluster domain-containing protein, with translation MAYVITDACTACGACASVCPVEAISEGEDKYKIDPDTCTDCGLCADECPFDAIEQG, from the coding sequence GTGGCGTACGTGATCACCGATGCCTGCACCGCCTGCGGTGCCTGTGCGAGTGTCTGTCCCGTCGAGGCCATCTCGGAGGGCGAGGACAAGTACAAGATCGACCCGGACACCTGCACCGACTGCGGACTCTGTGCCGACGAGTGCCCGTTCGACGCAATCGAACAGGGCTAG
- a CDS encoding ribosome recycling factor, translated as MEKLFADAKDRMQKAVEAMRREFAKVRTGKATPGLLDGVKVEYYGSTVPLKQVANVSAPEARLLVVHPWDKGVLGEVEKAIQSADLGLNPSNDGNLIRVPIPPLTEERRKELVRHVHKLAEDGRIAVRNIRRDVNEELKSKQKAGEISEDEFHRAHDKTVQEMTDETIHEIDHLLALKEEELMEV; from the coding sequence ATGGAGAAGCTCTTCGCGGACGCGAAGGACAGAATGCAAAAGGCCGTCGAAGCGATGAGACGCGAGTTCGCCAAGGTGCGCACCGGCAAGGCGACCCCGGGACTGCTGGACGGCGTCAAGGTGGAGTACTACGGAAGCACGGTGCCGCTCAAGCAGGTTGCCAACGTCAGCGCTCCCGAGGCGAGGCTTCTCGTCGTTCATCCCTGGGACAAGGGTGTCCTGGGGGAGGTCGAGAAGGCCATCCAGTCGGCCGACCTCGGCCTGAACCCGTCGAACGACGGCAACCTGATCAGGGTCCCGATTCCGCCGCTGACGGAGGAGCGTCGGAAGGAGCTCGTCAGACACGTGCACAAGCTCGCCGAGGACGGGCGCATCGCCGTCAGGAACATCAGGCGAGACGTCAACGAGGAGCTCAAATCGAAGCAGAAGGCCGGCGAGATCTCCGAGGACGAGTTCCATCGCGCGCACGACAAGACCGTCCAGGAGATGACCGACGAGACGATCCATGAGATCGATCATCTTCTGGCCCTGAAGGAAGAGGAACTGATGGAGGTGTGA
- a CDS encoding UMP kinase, producing the protein MPVPRFGRVIVKLSGEALLGDGVPISHDSARRIAAEIGQASDDGAQIGVVIGGGNILRGSQTAREGRERVRADHAGMLATVLNGLALARAFEADGKQASVLSAVPCGPAAELYHRDLADERLRSGHIVMLTGGTGNPFFSTDTAAALRAAELGAGAILKATKVDGVYSADPVTDPDATLYSKLTYEEVLRDRLGVMDMTAVSLARDRDLPIIVFSLFTPGNIARAVRGEDVGTIVKED; encoded by the coding sequence GTGCCCGTGCCTCGATTCGGACGCGTCATCGTCAAACTGAGCGGAGAGGCCCTTCTGGGCGACGGCGTGCCGATCTCCCATGACTCGGCCCGCCGCATCGCCGCTGAGATCGGACAGGCGTCGGACGACGGAGCCCAGATCGGGGTCGTCATCGGCGGCGGCAACATCCTGAGGGGCTCGCAGACCGCGCGCGAGGGTCGAGAGCGCGTGCGGGCCGACCACGCGGGCATGCTGGCGACGGTGCTCAACGGACTCGCGCTCGCCCGGGCGTTCGAGGCGGACGGGAAGCAGGCCTCCGTGTTGAGCGCTGTCCCGTGCGGCCCGGCCGCCGAGCTCTATCACCGCGATCTCGCCGACGAACGTCTCCGTTCAGGTCACATCGTCATGCTGACGGGCGGAACGGGGAACCCGTTCTTCTCGACCGACACCGCAGCCGCCCTCCGGGCCGCGGAGCTCGGCGCCGGCGCCATTCTCAAGGCCACCAAGGTCGACGGCGTCTACAGCGCCGATCCCGTTACCGATCCGGACGCAACGCTCTACAGCAAGCTGACATACGAGGAGGTCCTTCGGGACCGGCTGGGGGTCATGGACATGACCGCCGTGTCGCTCGCCCGCGACCGGGACCTTCCGATCATCGTGTTCTCGCTCTTCACGCCGGGGAACATCGCCAGGGCCGTGCGGGGTGAGGACGTCGGGACGATCGTCAAGGAGGACTAG
- the tsf gene encoding translation elongation factor Ts, with the protein MEISAQDVKTLRDKTGAGMMDCKKALVEMGGDLEKAVEHLRKTGILKAEKKADRPTGEGLIASYVHAGSKLAVLAEINCETDFVAKTDEFKTFCHDIAMHIAAQNPTVVSREDLPEDDIAREREILSEQARASGKPDDIVQRIVDGRIEKYYAEVCLLEQPFVKDPDITVEDLTKQIIAKLGENIRINRFVRMKLGETAGS; encoded by the coding sequence ATGGAGATCAGCGCGCAGGACGTAAAGACACTGAGAGATAAGACCGGCGCCGGCATGATGGACTGCAAGAAGGCGCTTGTTGAGATGGGGGGCGACCTCGAGAAGGCCGTCGAGCATCTCCGGAAGACGGGGATCCTGAAGGCCGAGAAGAAGGCCGACCGTCCGACGGGCGAGGGGCTCATCGCCTCGTACGTCCACGCCGGATCGAAGCTGGCGGTGCTCGCCGAGATCAACTGCGAGACCGACTTCGTCGCCAAGACCGACGAGTTCAAGACCTTCTGTCACGATATTGCCATGCACATCGCCGCGCAGAACCCGACGGTGGTGTCGCGTGAAGACCTTCCAGAGGACGATATCGCGCGCGAGCGCGAGATCCTCTCAGAGCAGGCGAGGGCTTCAGGCAAGCCCGACGACATCGTCCAGAGGATCGTGGACGGGAGGATCGAGAAGTACTACGCTGAGGTCTGCCTGCTCGAGCAGCCCTTCGTGAAGGATCCCGACATCACGGTCGAGGACCTCACGAAGCAGATCATCGCGAAGCTGGGCGAGAACATCCGGATCAACCGCTTTGTCAGGATGAAGCTCGGGGAGACCGCCGGTTCCTGA
- the rpsB gene encoding 30S ribosomal protein S2, which yields MNIPDMRTLLEAGVHFGHQTHRWNPKMKSYIFMKRNGIHIIDLAKTIGLMQVAADAIADHVRRGQQILFACTKRQGQEIVREEAIRCGMPYVTERWLGGTMTNLRTIRRSVRRLEDIERMSEDGTFDLLSKKEALGLERERAKLAKVLDGIRSMERLPGMVFIIDTHKERIALNEANKLGVPVVGVCDTNADPERCEYTIPGNDDAIRSIRLFSSFVADAVLDAKATKSEGREGEAAEVPAASESA from the coding sequence ATGAATATCCCCGACATGAGGACCCTGCTGGAGGCGGGCGTCCATTTCGGGCACCAGACCCACCGGTGGAATCCCAAAATGAAGTCCTACATCTTCATGAAGCGCAATGGGATCCACATCATCGATCTCGCCAAGACCATCGGACTGATGCAGGTCGCTGCTGACGCCATCGCGGACCACGTTCGTCGAGGACAGCAGATCCTGTTCGCCTGCACCAAGCGGCAGGGGCAGGAGATCGTCCGCGAGGAGGCGATCCGGTGCGGCATGCCGTACGTCACCGAGCGCTGGCTCGGTGGGACCATGACGAACCTGCGGACCATTCGCCGGAGCGTGCGGCGTCTCGAGGACATCGAGAGGATGTCCGAGGACGGCACCTTCGACCTTCTCTCGAAGAAGGAGGCGCTCGGTCTCGAGCGCGAGCGGGCCAAGCTGGCGAAGGTCCTCGACGGCATCCGGTCGATGGAGCGCCTGCCCGGCATGGTGTTCATCATCGATACGCACAAGGAGCGGATCGCTCTGAACGAGGCGAACAAGCTCGGGGTTCCGGTGGTCGGTGTCTGCGACACCAACGCGGATCCGGAGCGCTGCGAGTACACCATCCCCGGCAACGATGACGCGATCCGGTCGATCCGGCTCTTCTCGTCGTTCGTCGCGGACGCCGTGCTCGACGCCAAGGCGACGAAGAGCGAGGGGCGCGAGGGCGAGGCCGCAGAGGTCCCCGCCGCATCCGAGAGCGCCTGA
- the rpsI gene encoding 30S ribosomal protein S9, translating to MESTLQAVGRRKEAVARVRLVPGTGERTVNGRRIDEYFNRPTTIQEIGRPLDLTSTADRYDVLVNVRGGGMTGQAGAIRLGIARALCKVDENYRKPLKQAGFLTRDPRVKERKKYGQKGARKRFQFSKR from the coding sequence ATGGAGAGCACCTTGCAGGCCGTCGGAAGGCGCAAGGAAGCGGTCGCCAGAGTGCGGCTCGTCCCCGGAACGGGGGAGCGGACCGTCAACGGGCGGCGCATCGACGAGTACTTCAACCGGCCGACGACGATCCAGGAGATCGGCCGTCCGCTGGACCTGACGTCGACCGCCGACCGTTATGACGTGCTCGTCAATGTGCGGGGTGGCGGCATGACCGGCCAGGCCGGCGCCATCAGACTGGGCATCGCCCGGGCGCTCTGCAAGGTCGACGAGAACTACCGCAAGCCGCTCAAGCAGGCGGGCTTCCTGACGCGCGATCCGAGGGTCAAAGAGCGCAAGAAGTACGGGCAGAAGGGCGCCCGGAAGCGCTTCCAGTTCTCGAAGAGGTAG
- the rplM gene encoding 50S ribosomal protein L13, with protein MSTHVTKLSEIERRHYVVDAEGQVLGRLATRVASVLRGKGKVNYSTHLDVGDFVIVVNASKVVLTGNKMEEKSYFRHSGYPGGEKHVSVKRLMETRPEEVVRRAVRGMLPKTKLGRKMLRKLRVYAGPDHPHEAQNPEPLTF; from the coding sequence ATGTCGACACACGTCACCAAGCTCTCTGAGATCGAGCGGCGCCACTACGTCGTCGATGCAGAGGGTCAGGTTCTGGGCCGGCTGGCGACGAGGGTGGCTTCGGTCCTTCGCGGGAAGGGCAAGGTCAACTACTCTACGCATCTCGACGTCGGTGACTTCGTCATCGTCGTCAATGCGTCGAAGGTCGTGCTCACGGGCAACAAGATGGAGGAGAAGAGCTACTTCCGTCACAGCGGGTATCCCGGGGGCGAGAAGCACGTTTCCGTCAAGCGTCTCATGGAGACGCGACCGGAGGAGGTCGTGCGGCGCGCGGTCCGCGGGATGCTCCCGAAGACCAAGCTCGGACGGAAGATGCTCAGGAAGCTCAGGGTCTACGCGGGTCCGGATCATCCCCACGAGGCGCAGAATCCGGAGCCGCTGACCTTCTAG
- the mtnA gene encoding S-methyl-5-thioribose-1-phosphate isomerase — translation MSRGGALEGRGSHRTIEWLQDRVRLIDQTRLPLDVAYKETDDYRDIAESIRRLEVRGAPAIGVAAAMGVALAALEAERADGGEFTRAVREAAEHLRSTRPTAVNLGWAVDRMLAVLAAADPASAREALVNEAVAIYEEDRRLSRSIGEHGAELLEDGYTVLTHCNAGGLATAELGTALAVIYVASEQGKRVHVIADETRPLLQGARLTTWELIDRGIDVTLQCDSAAAGAIAGGLVDCVIVGADRIAGNGDVANKIGTLSVALAADRFGVPFYVAAPTSTLDASLASGGKIPIEERAPDEVTVCGGTRVAPPGVAVRNPAFDVTPAELVSAVITDRGVFRPPYDRTLFGKES, via the coding sequence ATGTCCCGAGGCGGGGCTTTGGAGGGCCGTGGCTCTCACAGGACCATCGAGTGGCTTCAGGATCGGGTCCGCCTGATCGATCAGACGCGTCTGCCGCTCGACGTGGCGTACAAGGAGACGGACGACTACCGTGATATCGCGGAGTCGATCAGGCGTCTCGAGGTGCGGGGCGCGCCGGCGATCGGTGTGGCGGCCGCGATGGGCGTTGCGCTCGCGGCGCTCGAAGCGGAGAGGGCGGACGGGGGGGAGTTCACGAGAGCGGTCAGGGAGGCCGCGGAGCATCTCAGGAGCACGCGGCCGACGGCGGTCAACCTCGGCTGGGCGGTCGACCGCATGCTCGCGGTGCTCGCCGCCGCGGACCCGGCGTCTGCACGCGAGGCCCTCGTGAACGAGGCCGTCGCCATCTACGAGGAGGACCGCAGGCTCTCGCGCTCCATCGGAGAGCACGGCGCGGAGCTTCTCGAGGACGGCTACACGGTGCTCACGCACTGCAATGCCGGTGGGCTCGCGACGGCTGAGCTCGGAACAGCCCTGGCGGTCATCTACGTGGCGTCCGAGCAGGGGAAGCGGGTTCACGTCATCGCCGACGAGACCCGCCCGCTGCTCCAGGGCGCGCGGCTGACCACGTGGGAGCTCATCGACCGCGGCATCGACGTCACGCTGCAGTGCGACAGCGCCGCCGCCGGCGCGATAGCCGGCGGGCTCGTCGACTGCGTGATCGTCGGGGCCGACCGCATCGCCGGGAACGGCGACGTCGCCAACAAGATCGGCACCCTGAGCGTTGCGCTTGCAGCCGATCGCTTCGGCGTCCCGTTCTACGTCGCTGCGCCGACGTCGACGCTCGACGCGTCGCTTGCGAGCGGAGGGAAGATCCCGATCGAGGAGCGCGCGCCGGACGAGGTGACGGTGTGCGGCGGAACGAGGGTCGCCCCGCCGGGCGTCGCCGTCAGGAACCCCGCTTTCGACGTGACCCCGGCCGAGCTGGTGAGCGCCGTCATCACGGACCGGGGCGTCTTCAGACCGCCGTACGATCGGACGCTGTTCGGGAAGGAGAGCTGA
- the maf gene encoding septum formation protein Maf, with product MSCAFVTSRIRELPLVLASASPRRSRILEGLDVDFVHEPHSIDERELPGETPEAHVVRLAREKALDTARRRDRGTVLGADTIVLFEGRVIGKPAGEEDARTMLSMLQGRTHDVLTGLALVRASDGAVVSDVERTRVTFRELDEREIAQYVAHGEPMDKAGSYAIQDCGAGLVRRVEGCFYNVVGLPVVLLLTLLDDLGALEKYERMEA from the coding sequence ATGAGCTGCGCGTTCGTGACGTCGAGGATCCGTGAGCTGCCCCTCGTTCTTGCGTCGGCCTCCCCGAGACGATCGAGGATCCTCGAGGGTCTCGACGTCGACTTCGTGCACGAACCGCACTCGATCGATGAGCGCGAGCTCCCCGGTGAAACGCCCGAGGCCCATGTCGTCCGTCTCGCGCGCGAGAAGGCGCTCGACACGGCCCGCCGGCGCGACCGCGGCACGGTGCTGGGCGCCGACACGATCGTTCTTTTCGAGGGACGCGTCATCGGCAAGCCCGCGGGCGAGGAGGACGCGCGAACGATGCTCTCGATGCTCCAGGGGCGGACGCACGATGTGCTGACCGGTCTCGCGCTCGTGAGGGCAAGCGACGGGGCGGTGGTCTCTGACGTCGAGCGGACCCGGGTCACGTTCCGGGAGCTCGACGAGCGGGAGATCGCTCAGTACGTGGCGCACGGCGAACCGATGGACAAGGCCGGCTCGTACGCGATACAGGATTGCGGCGCGGGGCTGGTGCGCCGCGTGGAGGGCTGCTTCTACAACGTGGTCGGCCTGCCGGTCGTTCTGCTGCTCACTCTGCTGGACGACCTGGGGGCCCTGGAGAAGTACGAACGGATGGAGGCATGA
- a CDS encoding D-tyrosyl-tRNA(Tyr) deacylase has product MRAVLQRVRRGSVAVDGEVTGEISRGLVVLIGVAPEDTDADADWLARKTVDLRIFDDDEGRMNLSLADIEGGALVVSQFTLLADCRKGRRPSFTGAAPPEVGDALYRRYADAIAGAGVDVATGRFGERMLVEIENDGPVTILLDSAVRPGSGKGARGGGAG; this is encoded by the coding sequence GTGAGGGCCGTGCTGCAGAGAGTCAGGCGCGGAAGCGTCGCCGTGGACGGCGAGGTTACCGGCGAGATCTCCCGGGGGCTGGTCGTTCTGATCGGCGTGGCTCCGGAGGACACCGACGCGGACGCGGACTGGCTGGCCCGCAAGACCGTGGATCTCAGGATCTTCGATGACGATGAGGGCAGGATGAACCTCTCGCTCGCAGACATCGAAGGCGGCGCGCTCGTCGTCTCGCAGTTCACGTTGCTGGCGGACTGCCGCAAGGGACGGAGGCCGAGCTTCACGGGCGCGGCCCCGCCGGAGGTCGGCGACGCACTCTACCGGCGGTACGCCGACGCGATCGCCGGGGCCGGTGTCGACGTCGCGACCGGCCGTTTCGGAGAGCGTATGCTCGTCGAGATCGAGAACGACGGCCCCGTTACCATTCTGCTCGACTCGGCGGTCCGACCCGGGTCGGGGAAGGGCGCGAGAGGGGGAGGCGCCGGATGA
- a CDS encoding RelA/SpoT family protein encodes MDGSEFAAEVLRIDPCLDDGLVARARETAARAHAGQMRESGDPYVTHCEEVARILAGMELDTASVAAGLLHDTIEETDLTLDDLRKEFGREITELVDGVTKITGLRLESRESEQAEYFRKMLLSVVKDVRVILIKLADRLHNMRTIEFLDSEHIRRISLETRDIYAPLAARFGMARLQRELDDLAFRWLEPEAYESLEAEVAATRGARDAMIEKFARPIRERLEEEGVEATVTGRVKHLASIHRKMVSRGKAFGEIYDVLAVRMVTDTVGSCYRILGIVHTLYVPVHDRIKDFIATPKLNGYRSLHTTVVGPEGQMVEVQIRTGEMHEEAECGIAAHWSYKEGRPCDAELTERLRWVRQLLEGSVEPGDADEFLESLKFDLYSDEIFVFTPRGDLKQLRRGSSPIDFAYAVHTDVGNHCAGARVNGRLVSLRHELKSGDTVDIVTSDAAHPTRDWLALAASSRARSKIRHYLREQADGESVALGRRIIDREIRKAGKKAKGTSLDDLAQSLGLDGARELAAAVGRGEIVAETIAQRLTPQRDGARGLVDRLTRRVRRPETGVRIDGLSDIMITFAKCCQPVPGDQITGIVTRGRGISVHRVGCPNTFGPTIDDAHRVPIEWDVRDGQTFPASFVVRGDLRSDFLADVSRAIADEGVEVTGATMSTEGGEASARFRVEVGNLHRLKRLIRIVRRLKGVASVERRRPPSGGRRRRRA; translated from the coding sequence ATGGACGGCAGCGAGTTCGCGGCTGAAGTCCTCCGGATCGACCCCTGCCTCGACGACGGGCTCGTCGCCCGGGCGCGCGAGACCGCCGCGCGCGCGCACGCCGGGCAGATGAGAGAGTCCGGCGACCCGTACGTCACGCACTGCGAAGAGGTCGCCCGCATTCTCGCCGGCATGGAGCTCGACACGGCGAGCGTTGCGGCGGGTCTCCTGCACGACACGATCGAGGAGACCGATCTCACGCTGGACGATCTGAGAAAGGAGTTCGGACGGGAGATCACTGAGCTCGTCGACGGTGTAACGAAGATCACCGGTCTGCGCCTCGAGAGCCGCGAGAGCGAACAGGCCGAGTATTTTCGGAAGATGCTGCTCTCCGTCGTCAAGGACGTCCGCGTGATCCTGATCAAGCTCGCTGACCGGCTCCACAACATGCGGACCATCGAGTTCCTCGATTCGGAGCACATACGGCGCATCTCCCTCGAGACACGAGACATCTATGCGCCGCTCGCGGCCCGCTTCGGCATGGCCAGGCTGCAGCGCGAGCTCGACGACCTCGCCTTCAGGTGGCTCGAGCCCGAGGCGTACGAGAGTCTCGAAGCTGAGGTCGCCGCCACCCGCGGCGCCCGCGACGCGATGATCGAGAAGTTCGCGCGTCCCATTCGCGAGAGGCTCGAGGAGGAGGGCGTCGAGGCGACGGTCACCGGACGGGTCAAGCACCTGGCGAGCATCCACAGGAAGATGGTGAGCCGCGGGAAGGCGTTCGGCGAGATCTACGACGTGCTGGCGGTCAGGATGGTCACCGACACGGTGGGAAGCTGCTACCGGATCCTGGGCATCGTTCACACGCTCTACGTCCCGGTGCACGACCGCATCAAGGACTTCATCGCCACCCCGAAGCTCAACGGGTATCGTTCGCTGCACACCACGGTCGTCGGACCCGAGGGACAGATGGTCGAGGTTCAGATCCGCACCGGGGAGATGCACGAGGAGGCCGAGTGCGGTATCGCCGCGCACTGGAGCTACAAGGAAGGGCGGCCGTGCGACGCCGAACTCACGGAGCGTCTAAGATGGGTGCGGCAGCTGCTCGAGGGCAGTGTCGAGCCCGGCGACGCCGACGAGTTCCTCGAATCGCTCAAGTTCGACCTCTACTCGGACGAGATCTTCGTGTTCACGCCGCGCGGCGACCTCAAACAGCTGCGGAGGGGGTCGTCCCCGATCGACTTCGCGTACGCCGTTCACACCGACGTCGGGAATCACTGCGCCGGCGCCCGTGTCAACGGCAGACTGGTTTCCCTCAGACACGAGCTGAAGAGCGGCGACACGGTCGACATCGTCACGTCCGACGCGGCCCACCCGACGCGCGACTGGCTCGCGCTCGCGGCCTCGTCGCGGGCTCGATCGAAGATCAGGCACTACCTCAGGGAGCAGGCGGACGGCGAAAGCGTCGCGCTGGGGAGACGCATCATCGACCGGGAGATCCGCAAGGCGGGGAAGAAGGCGAAGGGCACCTCGCTAGACGACCTCGCCCAGAGCCTCGGGTTGGACGGCGCGCGCGAGCTGGCCGCGGCCGTCGGGCGCGGCGAGATCGTCGCGGAGACGATCGCACAGCGCCTCACACCGCAGAGGGACGGAGCGCGCGGGCTCGTCGACCGTCTGACTCGCCGTGTCCGGCGGCCCGAGACCGGGGTCCGCATCGACGGCCTTTCCGACATAATGATCACGTTCGCCAAGTGCTGCCAGCCCGTTCCCGGCGACCAGATCACCGGCATCGTGACGCGGGGGCGCGGCATCTCGGTCCACCGCGTCGGGTGCCCCAATACGTTCGGCCCGACGATCGACGATGCGCACAGGGTGCCGATCGAGTGGGACGTGCGCGACGGACAGACGTTCCCGGCCAGCTTCGTCGTGAGGGGCGACCTCCGGTCCGACTTCCTGGCCGACGTCTCCCGCGCCATCGCCGACGAAGGCGTCGAGGTGACGGGGGCGACGATGTCAACCGAGGGCGGCGAAGCGTCCGCGCGCTTCCGCGTCGAGGTGGGGAATCTCCATCGTCTCAAGAGGCTGATCCGGATCGTCAGGCGACTGAAGGGCGTGGCGTCCGTGGAGCGGCGACGGCCGCCGTCGGGCGGGCGCAGAAGGAGAAGAGCGTGA